A genomic window from Paenibacillus sp. FSL K6-0276 includes:
- a CDS encoding UPF0158 family protein produces MKEIKLSRLQFQELVSAFEDNNLEHSYFLDAESGEVVFMSDYIDIDDELSLSIEEAFGDKYIRVPRIESSEAFDEMVEFVQSITNVKTKNIVLNSLQGNKGVFRRFKDTLNRFPDERNRWFDFKEERNMKKILEQLEYEGIKIVLNDDKAFEG; encoded by the coding sequence ATGAAAGAAATAAAATTATCAAGACTACAATTTCAAGAGCTTGTATCTGCTTTCGAAGATAACAACTTAGAACACTCTTATTTTCTGGATGCTGAATCTGGAGAAGTTGTATTTATGAGTGACTATATAGATATTGATGATGAATTGTCTTTATCAATAGAAGAAGCATTTGGAGATAAGTACATAAGAGTCCCAAGAATTGAATCTTCAGAAGCTTTTGATGAAATGGTTGAATTTGTACAATCCATAACTAATGTAAAAACTAAAAATATTGTTCTAAATTCGTTACAAGGCAACAAAGGCGTATTTAGAAGATTTAAAGACACATTAAATAGATTTCCAGATGAAAGAAATAGATGGTTCGATTTTAAAGAAGAAAGAAATATGAAAAAAATATTAGAACAATTGGAATATGAAGGAATAAAGATCGTCCTGAATGATGATAAAGCTTTTGAGGGTTAA
- a CDS encoding VOC family protein, producing MVTRGFTNLLQIFPSSDMSKTAEFYEHIGFRAVSYFESFEPHICLYRDQIEIVLTRSNKEYIVPNREIHGYGYDAYFITDNQEEMEKDFKKLGVKIIRPLATTDYNNKEFVFEDIDRRWIAVGKKQ from the coding sequence ATGGTTACTAGAGGGTTTACTAATTTGCTTCAGATTTTCCCAAGCTCAGATATGAGCAAGACAGCAGAATTCTATGAACATATTGGCTTTAGAGCAGTAAGTTATTTTGAATCATTTGAACCACATATTTGTCTATATAGGGATCAAATAGAGATAGTATTAACAAGATCAAATAAAGAGTATATAGTACCTAATCGAGAGATACATGGATACGGGTATGATGCATATTTTATAACAGATAATCAAGAGGAGATGGAGAAAGATTTTAAGAAGCTAGGGGTTAAGATCATAAGACCTCTAGCAACAACAGATTATAACAATAAGGAATTTGTATTTGAAGATATAGATAGAAGATGGATTGCTGTCGGTAAGAAACAGTAA
- a CDS encoding phosphotransferase — protein sequence MDSLFPVEVSVVSSNALCDYITREYFPHTLLKCRLFYRGLHDIYKVVTDNKEYFFKVYRQGIRSMEEIQAEIDLLNHLKSSGIETVFPVIKRDGNFVSKFNTVNGIRYGVMYTSVGIYEFNQIEETTELNESLGSYIASIHNAWDKCDNGINRWNLDADSFIDRSMNAIRQFSIIYDFDIDFLEEVSKNVKRKLEGLTLEKPQYGVCHGDLYGGNIRIDANNNPNLFDFDFCGNGWRAYDISMYAFPFGMGCDETKLKKREQRKNQFLNGYNKVRAMSENEINSISLFIPFRRIFNIGTIYISFLPDTWGDSAVIRNVDEDITLLKKWLELNPIF from the coding sequence TTGGATAGTTTATTCCCAGTAGAGGTATCTGTAGTATCATCTAATGCACTTTGTGATTATATTACAAGAGAATATTTTCCTCATACCTTACTAAAATGTCGGTTATTTTATAGAGGTTTGCATGATATATATAAGGTTGTTACAGACAATAAAGAGTATTTCTTTAAGGTATACCGTCAAGGAATAAGAAGTATGGAAGAAATTCAAGCAGAGATTGATTTACTTAATCATCTTAAGTCATCAGGTATTGAAACCGTATTTCCGGTTATTAAACGTGATGGGAATTTCGTTTCTAAATTTAATACTGTAAATGGAATAAGATATGGCGTAATGTATACGTCAGTTGGAATATATGAGTTTAACCAGATAGAGGAAACAACTGAATTAAACGAAAGCTTAGGAAGTTATATTGCTTCAATCCATAATGCTTGGGATAAATGTGATAATGGAATAAACCGATGGAATTTAGACGCAGATTCATTTATAGATCGTTCTATGAACGCTATAAGACAATTTTCTATTATTTATGATTTTGACATAGATTTTTTAGAGGAAGTTTCAAAGAATGTAAAAAGGAAATTAGAAGGTTTAACTCTCGAAAAACCACAATACGGTGTGTGCCATGGCGACCTTTATGGTGGAAATATTCGAATTGACGCAAACAACAATCCTAACCTATTTGATTTTGATTTCTGTGGGAATGGATGGAGAGCGTATGATATATCAATGTACGCTTTCCCTTTTGGCATGGGCTGTGATGAAACAAAATTGAAAAAGAGAGAACAACGTAAGAATCAATTTTTAAATGGATATAACAAGGTTAGAGCAATGAGCGAAAATGAAATAAATTCTATTTCTCTTTTTATTCCATTCAGAAGAATTTTTAATATTGGCACTATATACATTTCCTTTCTTCCCGACACATGGGGAGACTCTGCTGTCATAAGAAATGTTGATGAAGATATTACTCTGCTAAAGAAATGGTTAGAGTTAAATCCTATATTTTGA
- a CDS encoding thiol-activated cytolysin family protein, with product MKTQKRFKRAKWLGSLLVCVSVFTFSSISFAEAYVPNDIDTGIADLNYNRHEVLAVNGDHISSFVPKEGTQSNGKFIVVERDKKSLATSPVDISIIDSITNRTYPGAIQLANEDFANNQPSLVMAARQPLDISIDLPGLKSENTITVQNPNFSSVSGAVDQLVSTWVEKYSDTHTLPARLQYAESMVYSKNQIASALNVNAQYLNNTLGIDFNAVASGEKKVMVAAYKQIFYTVSATLPNNPSDLFDNSVTFAELARKGVSNEAPPLMVSNVAYGRTIYVKLETTSKSSDVQTAFKALLNNPNIQTSGSGQYKDIYDESSFTAVVLGGDAQTHNQIVSKDFSVIQNVIKDNAQFSSKNPAYPISYTSVFLKDNSLAAVHNNTEYIETKTTEYTKGKITLDHSGAYVAQFDVSWDEFTFDANGQEIITHKTWEGNGRDKTAHFSTEIPLPPNAKNIKIHAKECTGLAWDWWRTLIDETNVSLSSNIKVSIGGTTLYPTGSISQ from the coding sequence ATGAAAACTCAAAAACGTTTTAAAAGAGCAAAATGGTTAGGAAGTCTATTAGTTTGTGTAAGCGTCTTTACTTTTTCCAGTATTTCATTCGCTGAAGCATACGTGCCAAATGATATTGATACTGGGATCGCAGACCTAAATTATAATCGTCATGAAGTTTTGGCCGTCAATGGCGATCATATTAGTAGTTTTGTTCCCAAAGAAGGTACCCAGTCCAATGGTAAATTTATTGTGGTTGAACGGGATAAAAAATCACTCGCAACCTCACCCGTAGATATTTCCATTATTGATTCGATCACGAATCGCACGTATCCAGGTGCAATACAGCTTGCAAATGAGGATTTTGCGAATAATCAGCCTAGTCTGGTTATGGCCGCGAGACAACCATTAGATATTAGCATTGATCTACCTGGGTTGAAGAGTGAAAATACAATTACGGTTCAAAATCCAAATTTCAGCAGTGTTTCTGGTGCCGTTGATCAGCTCGTGTCGACTTGGGTTGAGAAGTATTCGGACACGCACACCCTGCCTGCAAGATTACAGTATGCAGAATCGATGGTGTATAGCAAAAACCAAATTGCTAGTGCACTTAATGTGAACGCGCAATACCTTAACAATACGCTCGGAATCGATTTTAACGCGGTCGCAAGCGGCGAGAAAAAAGTGATGGTAGCGGCTTATAAGCAAATCTTTTATACCGTAAGTGCGACTCTTCCTAACAATCCATCGGACCTTTTTGACAACAGTGTGACGTTTGCTGAATTAGCCCGTAAAGGGGTAAGTAATGAGGCTCCGCCACTGATGGTATCCAACGTAGCTTATGGCAGAACCATTTACGTGAAATTGGAGACAACCTCGAAGAGCAGTGATGTACAGACGGCATTTAAAGCATTGCTCAATAATCCTAATATACAAACTAGTGGTAGTGGACAGTACAAAGATATTTATGATGAAAGTTCATTTACTGCTGTTGTATTAGGCGGCGATGCACAAACACATAACCAGATCGTCTCGAAAGACTTTAGTGTTATCCAAAATGTAATTAAGGACAATGCACAATTTAGCAGTAAAAATCCAGCTTATCCAATTTCTTATACGAGTGTCTTCTTGAAAGATAATTCCCTTGCTGCTGTTCACAACAATACGGAATATATTGAGACCAAAACTACAGAATATACTAAAGGTAAAATAACGCTTGATCACAGCGGTGCATACGTGGCTCAGTTTGACGTATCTTGGGATGAATTTACATTTGATGCGAATGGACAAGAAATCATTACACATAAAACGTGGGAAGGCAATGGTCGAGATAAAACAGCGCATTTCTCGACAGAGATTCCACTTCCTCCTAATGCCAAGAACATCAAAATTCACGCCAAAGAGTGTACAGGTCTTGCGTGGGATTGGTGGAGAACCTTGATTGATGAAACGAACGTTTCATTATCCAGCAATATCAAAGTTTCGATTGGTGGTACGACGTTATATCCAACAGGTTCGATTAGTCAATAA
- a CDS encoding DUF3977 family protein: MKYLEIGYGNKWFVRTEIEDCSGNETEYKGIVRPFKPRSIYIRIWINKQVVIIDSREGYKTSKKTKASLKILLGMTSK; encoded by the coding sequence ATGAAGTATCTTGAAATCGGTTACGGAAACAAATGGTTCGTCAGAACAGAAATAGAAGATTGTAGTGGAAATGAAACAGAATATAAAGGAATAGTTAGACCATTTAAACCAAGGTCAATATATATTCGAATCTGGATCAACAAACAAGTAGTTATTATCGACTCAAGAGAAGGATATAAAACATCTAAGAAAACAAAAGCAAGTTTAAAAATACTACTTGGAATGACAAGTAAATGA
- a CDS encoding VOC family protein: MNEKSIKIEKIEQISINVKDMKKAVEFYMGILELELKFTAGNMAFLDCGGNTIMLSVPENEEFDHRSSVLYFKVKNIKESFQLLKDRGVKFRGNPHIVHKTTTMENWMVFFEDIDNNVLALTSYEMLS; the protein is encoded by the coding sequence GTGAATGAAAAATCGATTAAAATTGAGAAAATCGAGCAAATTTCTATCAATGTTAAAGATATGAAAAAAGCAGTTGAATTTTATATGGGTATTTTGGAACTGGAATTAAAGTTTACAGCAGGTAATATGGCTTTTCTTGATTGTGGGGGTAACACTATCATGTTAAGCGTTCCAGAGAATGAAGAATTTGACCATCGTAGTTCTGTTTTATATTTTAAAGTAAAAAACATAAAAGAATCTTTCCAATTACTTAAAGACCGTGGTGTAAAGTTTCGTGGAAATCCACATATTGTACATAAGACTACTACAATGGAAAATTGGATGGTTTTCTTTGAGGACATAGACAACAATGTTCTCGCATTAACAAGTTACGAGATGTTGAGCTAA
- a CDS encoding GNAT family N-acetyltransferase, with amino-acid sequence MIELKTNEYYKISHIIAHKEDKFIFVFVQSVIDLNQTGKIFVNNFDNPTAGLVASRGGKYYLFGEEEDQTFNRSLLDFLSNPDNHANFYDLYFSSNTWLSIIKAPLNDNTVELRRSHYILSDTTTASDEHHIQSGDFLLTRINEKLYERYVKEIDDSYPSLWDSAEVYLERAFGYCFLNESGFVSACNTFYLGGGYIEPDIITLSDYRKQGLALTLCQEFIKQSRQRKLIPYWDCDSGNNASNQLASKLGFNKVGEVPILWWHENKQVISNYLIEYNYKI; translated from the coding sequence ATGATAGAACTAAAAACAAATGAGTACTACAAGATAAGCCATATTATAGCCCATAAAGAAGATAAATTTATCTTTGTATTTGTTCAATCTGTCATTGATCTTAATCAAACAGGAAAGATTTTCGTTAATAATTTTGACAATCCAACTGCTGGATTAGTTGCTAGTCGTGGGGGGAAGTATTATCTTTTTGGAGAAGAAGAAGATCAAACTTTCAATCGCTCCTTGCTTGATTTTTTATCCAATCCCGATAATCACGCTAATTTTTATGATTTATATTTTTCTTCAAATACTTGGCTCTCTATTATTAAAGCTCCATTGAATGACAATACAGTAGAGCTAAGAAGATCCCATTATATTTTAAGTGACACTACAACAGCTTCTGATGAACATCATATTCAATCCGGAGATTTCCTATTAACGAGAATTAATGAGAAGTTGTATGAAAGATATGTAAAGGAAATTGATGATTCGTATCCCTCGCTTTGGGATTCAGCGGAGGTATATCTTGAAAGAGCATTTGGTTACTGTTTTTTGAATGAATCTGGTTTTGTAAGCGCATGTAACACCTTCTATTTGGGTGGAGGGTATATTGAACCAGACATAATTACACTTTCAGATTATAGGAAACAAGGTTTGGCTCTTACTCTGTGTCAGGAATTTATTAAACAAAGTAGGCAGCGTAAGTTAATTCCTTATTGGGATTGCGATTCTGGCAATAATGCATCTAACCAGTTGGCTAGTAAATTAGGTTTTAATAAAGTTGGAGAAGTGCCGATTTTATGGTGGCATGAAAACAAGCAAGTCATTTCAAATTATTTAATAGAGTATAACTACAAAATCTAA
- a CDS encoding GyrI-like domain-containing protein, translating to MPVYIEEKKSFIVIGKLGQGLSAERHNWIPAIWQEANNKFEEIRELAKTNNEGNIVGIWGAMSDISESFERWTDQGKYLAGCEVFENATAPTGWTKWTIPSYKYAVVKCNQSTYQEKFNYMIHEYLPDNNYSIVGAVHEYYNPEETNGELYLYFPFEKRENE from the coding sequence ATGCCCGTATACATTGAAGAAAAGAAATCATTTATTGTTATCGGTAAGCTAGGGCAAGGCCTATCAGCCGAAAGGCATAATTGGATACCAGCGATTTGGCAAGAAGCAAATAATAAATTTGAAGAGATTCGAGAGTTAGCCAAGACTAATAATGAAGGTAATATAGTTGGCATATGGGGTGCCATGAGTGATATTTCAGAAAGCTTTGAACGGTGGACAGATCAAGGTAAATATTTAGCTGGTTGTGAAGTGTTTGAGAACGCTACTGCTCCAACAGGCTGGACAAAGTGGACTATTCCATCTTATAAGTATGCGGTTGTTAAATGCAATCAGAGTACATATCAAGAAAAGTTTAATTATATGATTCATGAGTATTTACCAGATAACAATTACTCGATAGTTGGGGCAGTACATGAATATTACAACCCAGAAGAAACGAATGGAGAGTTATATTTATATTTTCCATTTGAAAAACGAGAAAACGAATAA
- a CDS encoding transposase, with protein sequence MDRYCQNIYESFSLRSLRKVEALHIAMVDNPVKNVPYGLEMTLRSMLNTILEFQEQLTKLEKIILELSETLEEVQLLESIPGVGTKLATAVVSEIGDASQFRHPKQLVAYAGIDPSVFSSGKFVATQNKITKRGSKRLRRAMYLAVTCGLRGELNPRLREY encoded by the coding sequence TTGGACAGATATTGTCAAAATATCTACGAAAGCTTCTCGCTCCGAAGCCTACGTAAGGTAGAGGCTCTACACATAGCGATGGTAGATAATCCAGTGAAGAATGTTCCCTATGGATTGGAGATGACCTTACGAAGCATGTTGAATACTATCCTTGAATTTCAAGAGCAACTCACGAAGCTAGAAAAAATCATTCTGGAGTTGTCAGAAACTCTGGAGGAAGTTCAGCTTTTAGAATCCATTCCTGGGGTTGGAACGAAGCTGGCGACGGCCGTCGTCTCCGAAATTGGCGATGCTTCACAGTTCCGTCATCCCAAGCAACTCGTGGCATATGCGGGAATAGATCCAAGTGTATTCAGTTCAGGAAAGTTTGTAGCTACACAAAACAAGATCACGAAGCGAGGTTCCAAACGATTACGACGAGCGATGTATTTAGCTGTGACATGCGGACTGCGAGGAGAGTTGAACCCTCGACTGAGGGAGTATTAA
- a CDS encoding endo-1,4-beta-xylanase, producing the protein MNKLSHKDSFYDFLEEQIEQNRKGDFQLKLLDKHGDLITPKEITAKLIKHEFVFGVCPNGHISMTNELACKTGEDSDKYWKLIGDLFNGTSLWWGWRVLEPELGKWTFDQEVNGYGPMEAMLQRAEKLDHHITGHALLYPRRDVSPDWVPDFDPEHIVEELEKHVRYTVRRYKDRVHYWHPVNEAYEPLQTVGNLQINEGMVYRWVKEEAPHSQLVNNGGYTIHPDFYEKGISNAELYGAHVDYLGIRGYFELFNPDYIEFYMELWQYFDHLVERYGKQLKFTEIGAVSAPINRSYEIDPTIIEQIGITQIGASDCNVDFCEVTQADFLVSMYKTIFAHPAMHECSYWDLLDNYTWNEVEGGLVRSDFTPKPAYYKLQELIHQEWSTNVQVQANPEGVYDFRGFYGKYEIEIDNKIYHVHFTKDCPAQIKMI; encoded by the coding sequence ATGAATAAGTTAAGTCACAAAGATTCATTTTATGATTTTCTGGAAGAGCAAATAGAACAGAATCGTAAAGGAGATTTCCAATTAAAATTATTGGATAAACATGGTGACCTAATTACGCCAAAGGAGATAACAGCCAAGCTGATCAAACATGAATTTGTATTTGGTGTGTGTCCCAACGGCCATATCAGCATGACAAACGAGCTGGCGTGTAAAACAGGTGAAGATTCTGATAAATATTGGAAATTGATTGGGGATTTATTTAATGGAACCTCACTCTGGTGGGGATGGCGTGTACTCGAACCTGAACTTGGCAAATGGACATTTGATCAAGAAGTAAATGGATATGGTCCGATGGAAGCTATGCTTCAAAGGGCGGAAAAGCTTGATCATCACATTACGGGTCACGCGCTGTTATACCCTAGAAGGGACGTATCTCCTGACTGGGTTCCTGATTTTGATCCTGAACATATTGTTGAAGAACTTGAAAAGCATGTTCGTTATACGGTTCGCAGGTATAAGGATCGCGTTCATTACTGGCATCCTGTCAATGAAGCATATGAACCTTTGCAGACTGTCGGCAACCTTCAGATTAATGAAGGGATGGTCTACCGCTGGGTAAAGGAAGAGGCTCCTCATTCGCAACTTGTTAATAATGGTGGATATACGATTCATCCGGATTTCTATGAGAAGGGGATAAGCAATGCAGAGTTATACGGGGCTCATGTTGACTATCTTGGTATTCGAGGATATTTTGAATTATTTAATCCTGATTATATAGAATTTTATATGGAGCTATGGCAGTATTTTGATCATTTAGTTGAGCGGTATGGCAAACAATTGAAATTTACTGAAATTGGAGCCGTTTCAGCACCTATCAATCGCTCATATGAGATTGATCCGACTATTATTGAACAGATAGGAATTACTCAGATCGGTGCTAGTGATTGTAATGTAGATTTTTGCGAAGTAACACAAGCTGATTTTCTTGTGAGCATGTACAAAACAATTTTCGCCCATCCTGCCATGCATGAATGCTCCTATTGGGATTTACTTGATAATTACACTTGGAATGAAGTAGAAGGAGGGCTTGTTCGCAGTGACTTCACACCTAAGCCTGCCTATTATAAACTGCAAGAACTTATTCACCAGGAATGGAGTACAAATGTACAAGTGCAAGCTAATCCAGAGGGAGTATACGATTTTCGTGGCTTTTATGGCAAATACGAGATAGAAATAGATAATAAAATCTATCATGTTCATTTTACAAAAGACTGTCCAGCACAGATAAAGATGATATAA
- a CDS encoding transposase: MWSRTPKGFEKLNQLLAELERMTNQKPVIILEPTGHYHRVLVLHLQKTGYEVILVNPLHAQRARKTGLRKVKTDSSDALHLGDLYYQEENWTIHSRRKESKLA; the protein is encoded by the coding sequence CTGTGGAGTAGGACGCCTAAAGGGTTCGAAAAGTTGAATCAACTTCTAGCCGAATTAGAACGAATGACGAACCAGAAACCTGTTATTATTCTAGAACCTACGGGTCATTATCATCGTGTACTTGTGCTTCATTTACAAAAGACTGGATATGAAGTCATCCTTGTCAATCCTCTGCATGCTCAGAGAGCGAGAAAAACCGGATTACGTAAAGTGAAGACAGATTCCTCGGATGCATTGCATTTAGGAGATCTGTATTATCAAGAAGAGAACTGGACCATTCATTCGAGGCGAAAAGAATCGAAGCTTGCCTAA
- a CDS encoding sensor histidine kinase — translation MNKRKYFFNKVFLLVMSGFIIFVICIGGAFYFLERNILMKKVTNSINGTLEQTTNHIEDQLNRMKELARYYGAHNVINRVLEEELTYENHMQINNLLDLTGDFLGGQPTYITIIGNNGYAFTNWETDGRTHNNPDILKYTQYLSSNNAAQLWIPDLPNVDVYSQDKKLVSIISVIIDSTLTNIGQVIIGIPQKYIIDILKGDNGLPGSTTYIVDDKGKVILSSENDTANITMEMDLMDEMSESKTGNFIYDHQGQKLMFFYNQLPSSGWKTVTAIPYGTFMKEINYFLIVIIIAILVAIVFATIISAIISLNISIPIRKLMKSMQILKAGNFETKVDIKGNDEIGILGKHFNDMAHQLNHLVQEKISYEKKQSDLIIANKSAELNMLRAQINPHFLFNTLNSIKCLAIINKSTYVAEMIVALGILLENSMGKGQDFITIQEEINISKKYIELQQMRYGNRLRVHYDIEEVIYTNEIPKLILQPIVENSIIHGISNQKNGGDIFIFGRKHEDCILIEILDNGVGISDEALTQFNMCLDSASRQGLNSIGLQNINDRLQMIYGEEYGVSISRVEEGSGTRVELCIPCVEFRGVERDK, via the coding sequence ATGAACAAAAGAAAGTACTTTTTTAACAAGGTGTTCCTGTTAGTCATGTCTGGATTCATTATATTTGTTATTTGTATAGGAGGTGCTTTCTATTTTCTGGAAAGAAATATCCTGATGAAAAAGGTTACGAATTCAATTAATGGAACGTTGGAGCAAACGACAAATCATATTGAAGATCAATTAAACAGAATGAAGGAATTGGCACGATATTACGGTGCGCACAATGTGATAAATCGTGTGTTAGAAGAGGAATTAACCTATGAGAATCATATGCAAATTAATAATCTGCTGGATCTAACAGGTGATTTTTTAGGTGGTCAGCCAACGTATATTACGATTATCGGGAACAATGGATATGCATTTACAAATTGGGAAACGGACGGAAGGACTCATAACAATCCAGACATTCTCAAGTATACTCAGTATTTATCCAGTAATAATGCTGCTCAACTTTGGATCCCTGATTTGCCTAATGTTGATGTATATAGTCAGGATAAAAAGTTGGTTTCAATCATCAGTGTAATCATAGATTCAACACTAACGAATATAGGTCAAGTCATCATTGGTATACCTCAAAAATATATTATAGACATTTTAAAGGGAGACAATGGGTTACCTGGCAGTACTACGTATATCGTTGATGATAAAGGAAAAGTGATATTATCTTCGGAAAATGATACAGCGAACATAACTATGGAAATGGATCTTATGGATGAGATGTCCGAATCTAAAACAGGTAATTTTATATATGACCATCAAGGGCAAAAACTAATGTTTTTTTATAATCAATTACCAAGTTCGGGCTGGAAGACGGTTACTGCTATTCCTTATGGGACTTTTATGAAAGAAATTAATTATTTTTTAATCGTCATAATTATAGCTATTTTGGTGGCCATTGTATTCGCTACTATAATTTCGGCGATCATCTCCTTAAATATATCGATCCCCATCCGAAAATTGATGAAATCGATGCAGATTTTAAAAGCGGGCAACTTCGAAACAAAAGTAGATATCAAAGGGAATGACGAGATCGGCATATTAGGTAAACATTTTAATGATATGGCTCACCAATTAAATCATCTTGTACAAGAAAAAATAAGCTATGAGAAGAAACAATCCGATCTTATTATTGCCAATAAAAGTGCTGAGCTTAACATGTTGAGAGCACAAATTAATCCCCATTTCTTATTCAATACATTAAATTCAATTAAATGTTTAGCCATCATTAACAAATCTACTTACGTAGCTGAAATGATTGTTGCACTGGGCATTCTGCTGGAGAATAGTATGGGGAAGGGTCAAGATTTTATTACAATCCAAGAAGAAATCAATATATCAAAAAAATATATTGAACTTCAGCAAATGCGTTATGGCAATAGATTAAGGGTACACTATGATATTGAAGAAGTTATATATACGAATGAGATTCCGAAGCTTATTTTACAACCCATTGTAGAGAATTCGATTATTCATGGAATAAGCAACCAAAAAAATGGAGGAGATATTTTTATTTTCGGGAGAAAGCATGAAGATTGTATTCTTATTGAGATACTCGATAATGGGGTAGGCATAAGTGATGAGGCTCTGACCCAATTTAATATGTGTCTGGATTCAGCATCTAGACAGGGGTTAAATTCCATAGGCCTGCAGAATATTAATGATCGATTACAAATGATATATGGTGAAGAGTATGGGGTAAGTATCTCACGGGTTGAAGAAGGTAGTGGAACTAGAGTGGAATTGTGTATACCTTGTGTCGAATTTAGAGGTGTTGAACGTGATAAATAG
- a CDS encoding class I SAM-dependent methyltransferase — protein MKIKGDIKVTIHEKVKLWEKKEGINLFHDLGLSNNANFLDYGCGFGHYTFAASRFLGSSQGNVFAVDINKDCLKYVSKVAQDEGLSNIIVAAGNKDYSLNFSDNSFDMIMYYDVLHGNGFHRFTLFEEAKRTLKSGGIMSILPFHLSNFRDREGKKKVYTYNKLIEEAKEYGFININEMPSGIHFEKYHSSYYIDKGGVEFEDLERAEILNLRKM, from the coding sequence ATGAAGATCAAAGGAGATATCAAAGTGACAATACACGAGAAAGTAAAACTATGGGAGAAAAAAGAAGGTATCAATCTCTTTCATGATCTCGGACTTTCGAATAATGCTAATTTTTTAGATTATGGTTGTGGATTTGGCCATTATACATTTGCTGCATCAAGATTTTTAGGAAGTAGTCAAGGGAATGTATTTGCTGTCGATATCAATAAAGACTGTCTTAAGTATGTTTCCAAGGTCGCTCAAGACGAAGGGTTATCAAATATTATTGTTGCAGCTGGTAATAAGGATTATAGTTTGAATTTTTCTGACAATTCCTTTGATATGATCATGTATTATGATGTTTTACATGGAAATGGATTTCATAGATTCACTCTATTTGAAGAGGCTAAGAGAACATTAAAGAGTGGAGGTATCATGTCAATCTTGCCATTTCATTTGTCTAACTTTAGAGACCGGGAAGGAAAGAAGAAGGTATATACGTATAATAAATTAATTGAAGAAGCTAAAGAATATGGATTTATAAATATTAATGAAATGCCATCCGGCATTCATTTTGAGAAATATCATAGTTCTTATTATATCGATAAAGGTGGAGTAGAATTTGAAGATTTAGAAAGAGCGGAGATTTTGAATTTAAGAAAGATGTAA